The Epinephelus lanceolatus isolate andai-2023 chromosome 11, ASM4190304v1, whole genome shotgun sequence genome window below encodes:
- the synj1 gene encoding synaptojanin-1 isoform X7 — MDENPHLVGSHRVKLSRGFEANAPAFERHFTALRRLYGKQVIINLLGSKEGEHMLSKAFQSHLKASEHATAVKMVNFDYHQNVKGGKADKLHSVLKPYLSKFLEECGFFYYSGEMGIAKTQGGTIRTNCLDCLDRTNSVQAFFALEMLPKQLEDMSLTEKPQLVARFQEVFRTMWSANGDSVSKIYAGTGALDGKAKAGKLKDGARSVTRTIQNNFFDSSKQEAIDILRLGSTLNSDLADKARALLTTSSLYVTEPVLQSASPRVLLGMCQNYHKYTRPKQIRVCVGTWNVNGGKQFRSIAFRNQTLNDWLLDAPKKAGHPEFQDSKANPIDIFAIGFEEMVELNAGNIVSASTTNQKLWAAELQKNISRDHKYVLLASEQLVGVCLFVFIRPQHAPFIRDVAVDTVKTGMGGATGNKGGVAIRLLFHTTSICFVCSHFAAGQSQVKERNDDYNEITRRLSFPMGRLLYSHDYVFWCGDFNYRISMPNEEVKDLIKQQSWDSLTAGDQLLDQKNAGLVFRGFIEGKLDFAPTYKYDLFSEDYDTSEKCRTPAWTDRILWKRRKWNFNKTAEEMNVVGAPSTSWENEDDPDNPWSPGTLKYYGRAELKTSDHRPVVAVIDVDILEVDPEARHQVYKDVIALQGPPDGTILVSLCSSGPDDYFDDALIDELLDKFSNFGEVILIRFVEEKMWVTFLEGYSALAALSLSASTVLGKVIDIRLKSPGWIKSLEEEMSVERICGSIPTSASSTLLAEDTDMGDDDYDMEGEVDEEVEEILPQHLQPGAGSGPGSSPLPSPRSSPCPSPTHGEPAAPSRPSRGGQPARPSQGPPVDFQPGAPTSLEPKRPPPPRPQAPPARPAPPQRPPPPSGGMSPLPIRKESGGPKSPALPRPDAAAGRGQVAVGAPGPGGASRPNIPPRAGVISMPPQSRPPPPAHPGAPRPIPEVHPGAPRPIPDTHPGAPRHVPSGQAKPSDLPLGPSPSGPPLAEPPAGRPQVPSPMQPPMQPQQAAPAAQSQLPPPMQPTLPAPLQPQQAPKAGPPPAAAPAGPPQGLASPKPPPRSRSSHALPPDAAKSETAPAAQTNGLNGIQREAQWKPDPFDTLASDFLTSSSSSWQTTQSLTRGSSLRAPPAVPVSKMSNTLPTSLSFQSSALSDLQALDSSSSSSLSTPSPFASSLLPPPPVPSRSRSHETLRASPGPLPNDPLPVRPSSTNPFTGPLAQQHQQRRALTPDFSIQHPAPTPNIQRTMSALTQPLIPTPAPAAAPTATPNSQLQRTTSLFGPSSTLNPTPAPLLPLTPSPAPSLPLAPPSSLPPSLAPRRQPPPPGGKPTQQWVTFDDDLDFKPPTKTPQAPVFPSSSLVPQTQTQPSRSVFDSEPDWLSSTPSVFPTLPPPIPSRTVTSNPKLPEGPSDDCFFPRGSTER, encoded by the exons ATGGATGAGAACCCCCACCTg GTTGGATCTCATCGTGTCAAACTCTCGAGGGGATTTGAGGCAAATGCGCCAGCATTTGAAAG ACACTTCACTGCACTGCGGAGGTTGTACGGTAAACAGGTGATCATAAATCTGCTTGGGAGCAAGGAAGGGGAACACATGCTCAGCAAAGCGTTCCAG AGTCACTTGAAGGCATCAGAGCATGCGACAGCAGTGAAAATGGTGAACTTTGACTACCATCAAAATGTGAAGGGGGGCAAGGCAGACAAACTCCACAGTGTCCTCAAACCCTACCTCAGCAAGTTTTTAGAGGAGTGTGGGTTCTTCTACTACTCGGGAGAGATGGGCATCGCAAA GACTCAGGGTGGGACCATTAGGACCAACTGCTTGGACTGTCTGGACAGAACCAACAGTGTTCAGGCCTTCTTTGCCCTTGAG ATGTTGCCAAAGCAGCTGGAGGACATGAGTCTGACAGAGAAACCCCAGCTGGTGGCCCGGTTCCAGGAGGTTTTTAGGACCATGTGGTCAGCCAATGGAGACTCCGTCAGTAAGATCTACGCAGGCACTGGTGCCCTGGATGGCAAGGCCAAG gcGGGAAAGCTAAAAGATGGCGCTCGTTCCGTGACAAGGACCATCCAGAACAACTTCTTTGACAGCTCCAAGCAGGAGGCTATAGACATCCTGAGGCTGGGCTCCACACTCAACAGCGATTTGGCGGACAAAGCTCGTGCCTTGCTCACCACGTCCAGTCTATATG TCACTGAGCCCGTCTTACAATCAG CTTCCCCAAGAGTATTGCTGGGAATGTGTCAGAACTACCATAAATACACGAGGCCCAAGCAGATCCGGGTGTGTGTCGGCACCTGGAATGTCAACGGCGGTAAACAGTTTCGCAGCATTGCTTTCCGCAACCAGACGCTCAACGACTGGCTGTTGGATGCTCCAAAGAAGGCAGGGCATCCTGAGTTCCAGG ACAGCAAAGCCAACCCCATAGATATCTTTGCCATTGGCTTTGAAGAAATGGTTGAACTGAATGCTGGCAATATTGTCAGTGCGAG CACTACAAACCAGAAACTATGGGCAGCTGagctacaaaaaaacatatcGCGGGACCACAAGTATGTGCTGCTTGCTTCAGAGCAGCTGGTGggagtgtgtctgtttgttttcatccgcccacagcacgcACCCTTCATCAG GGATGTTGCCGTAGATACTGTAAAAACTGGGATGGGCGGGGCTACAGGCAATAAAGGAGGTGTGGCCATCCGCCTGCTCTTCCACACCACCAGCATCTGCTTTGTCTGCTCCCACTTTGCTGCCGGCCAGTCACAGGTCAAGGAGAGGAACGACGACTACAATGAGATCACACGCAGACTCAGCTTCCCCATG GGTCGTCTGCTGTACTCGCATGACTACGTCTTCTGGTGTGGAGACTTTAATTATCGAATCAGTATGCCCAATGAGGAAGTGAAAGACCTGATCAAACAGCAGAGCTGGGACTCCCTGACGGCTGGGGACCAGTTGTTGGACCAGAAGAATGCTGGTTTG GTGTTCAGAGGTTTTATCGAGGGGAAGTTAGATTTTGCCCCCACCTATAAGTATGACCTCTTCTCAGAAGACTATGACACCAGCGAGAAGTGCCGAACACCAGCCTGGACTGACCGCATCCTctggaagaggaggaagtggaactttAACAAAACGG CTGAGGAGATGAATGTAGTAGGGGCACCTTCCACATCTTGGGAGAATGAGGATGATCCAGACAACCCCTGGAGCCCTGGAACTCTGAAGTACTATGGCAGGGCTGAGCTTAAGACCTCAGACCACAG ACCCGTGGTGGCTGTAATAGACGTGGACATCCTGGAAGTTGACCCAGAGGCGCGTCACCAGGTCTACAAAGACGTCATCGCCCTGCAGGGGCCCCCAGATGGCACCATCCTGGTGTCACTCTGCTCCTCCGGCCCTGATGACTACTTTGACGATGCGCTCATAGACGAGCTGCTGGACAAGTTTTCTAATTTCGGAGAGGTCATCCTCATCAG GTTTGTGGAGGAGAAGATGTGGGTGACATTCCTGGAAGGTTACTCTGCGcttgctgctctgtctctcagCGCTTCCACT GTCCTTGGCAAAGTGATTGACATCCGTTTGAAGAGTCCAGGCTGGATCAAGAGCCTGGAAGAGGAGATGAGTGTGGAGAGGATCTGTGGAAGCATCCCCACCTCGGCCAGCTCCACCCTGCTTGCTGAGGACACAGACATGGGCGATGATGATTACGATATGGAAG GTGAAGTGGATGAGGAGGTCGAGGAGATCCTTCCCCAGCACCTTCAGCCTGGAGCAGGCTCTGGCCCTGGATCctcccctctcccctcccctcgCAGTAGTCCCTGTCCCTCCCCCACCCACGGAGAACCTGCTGCCCCCAGCAGGCCTAGTCGTGGAGGGCAACCTGCCCGACCATCACAAG GGCCTCCTGTTGACTTCCAGCCTGGTGCCCCCACATCTCTAGAGCCCAAACGCCCACCTCCCCCTCGTCCCCAAGCTCCCCCAGCCAGACCAGCACCCCCTCAACGCCCACCACCGCCATCAG GAGGCATGAGCCCTCTGCCTATTAGAAAGGAATCTGGAG GACCAAAAAGCCCCGCTCTTCCTCGGCCAGATGCTGCTGCAG GTCGAGGCCAGGTAGCAGTGGGAGCTCCTGGACCTGGAGGTGCTTCCAGACCG AATATCCCTCCTCGAGCTGGAGTCATCAGTATGCCCCCCCAGTCTCGCCCACCACCTCCCGCTCACCCCGGAGCACCTAGACCCATCCCAGAAGTGCATCCCGGGGCCCCTCGGCCAATCCCAGACACCCACCCTGGAGCTCCACGACATGTGCCCAGCGGCCAGGCAAAACCATCTGACCTGCCTCTGG GTCCCTCTCCCTCAGGTCCTCCTCTTGCAGAGCCCCCTGCAGGGAGACCCCAGGTTCCATCACCCATGCAGCCACCCATGCAGCCCCAACAGGCTGCACCTGCAGCTCAGTCCCAACTCCCACCACCGATGCAGCCCACACTTCCAGCTCCACTCCAACCACAGCAAGCTCCTAAAGCAGGGccccctcctgctgctgcccctgctggGCCTCCACAGGGTCTAGCCTCTCCTAAACCCCCACCACGTTCCCGCTCCTCTCACGCTCTGCCACCTGATGCTGCCAAGTCTGAGACAGCCCCAGCTGCACAG ACTAATGGACTGAACGGAATCCAAAGAGAAGCACAATGGAAGCCCGACCCCTTCGACACACTTGCTTCTGAtttcctcacctcctcctcatcctcctggCAAACCACCCAATCCCTGACCAGAGGCTCCTCTCTGCGTGCTCCCCCTGCAGTTCCTGTGTCGAAGATGTCCAATACTCTCCCGACGTCCCTCTCCTTCCAGTCCTCCGCTCTGTCAGACCTGCAGGCACTTGATTCGTCTTCCTCTTCCTCGCTCTCCACCCCGTCACCATTCGCCTCCTCCCTGCTCCCGCCTCCTCCGGTACCATCTCGTAGCCGCTCCCACGAGACACTGCGTGCCTCCCCTGGCCCCCTCCCGAATGACCCACTTCCTGTGCGACCCAGTAGCACCAATCCCTTCACAGGCCCACTGGcgcagcagcatcagcagcgcCGCGCATTGACCCCGGACTTCAGCATCCAGCACCCCGCCCCAACGCCAAACATTCAAAGGACCATGTCCGCTCTCACTCAGCCACTCATCCCCACCCCTGCTCCAGCAGCAGCCCCTACTGCCACACCCAACTCCCAGCTGCAAAGGACAACGTCCCTGTTTGGACCATCGTCCACTTTAAATCCAACACCTGCCCCTCTGCTCCCCCTCACGCCATCTCCTGCCCCCTCCCTGCCTCTGgcacccccctcctcccttccaCCTTCCCTCGCACCTCGTCGCCAGCCACCTCCCCCAGGAGGGAAACCAACTCAGCAGTGGGTCACGTTTGATGATGATTTGGATTTTAAACCTCCAACCAAAACACCACAAGCCCCCGTCTTCCCTTCCAGTTCTCTAGTGCCCCAAACTCAGACTCAGCCCTCCCGCTCTGTGTTTGACTCAGAGCCCGACTGGTTATCCTCGACCCCTTCAGTATTCCCAACCCTCCCTCCTCCCATCCCATCTAGAACTGTAACCAGTAACCCAAAGCTCCCAGAGGGACCCAGCGACGACTGCTTCTTCCCCAGGGGGTCGACAGAAAGATAG
- the synj1 gene encoding synaptojanin-1 isoform X2, producing the protein MAFSKGYRIYHKLDPPPYSVIVETRTREECLMFESGAVAVLSAAEKEAIKNTYAKIVDAYGILGVLRLNLGDSMLHSLVVVTGCSSVGKVQDSEVFRVTQTDFISLKNDPADEDRIAEVRKVLNSGHFYFAWSATGVSMDLSLNAHRRTLEDTTDNRFFWNQSLHLHLKHYGVNCDDWLLRLMCGGVEIRTIYAGHKQAKACIFSRLSSERAGTRFNVRGTNDDGQVANFVETEQVIFLDDKVSSFIQIRGSIPLFWEQPGIQVGSHRVKLSRGFEANAPAFERHFTALRRLYGKQVIINLLGSKEGEHMLSKAFQSHLKASEHATAVKMVNFDYHQNVKGGKADKLHSVLKPYLSKFLEECGFFYYSGEMGIAKTQGGTIRTNCLDCLDRTNSVQAFFALEMLPKQLEDMSLTEKPQLVARFQEVFRTMWSANGDSVSKIYAGTGALDGKAKLKDGARSVTRTIQNNFFDSSKQEAIDILRLGSTLNSDLADKARALLTTSSLYVTEPVLQSASPRVLLGMCQNYHKYTRPKQIRVCVGTWNVNGGKQFRSIAFRNQTLNDWLLDAPKKAGHPEFQDSKANPIDIFAIGFEEMVELNAGNIVSASTTNQKLWAAELQKNISRDHKYVLLASEQLVGVCLFVFIRPQHAPFIRDVAVDTVKTGMGGATGNKGGVAIRLLFHTTSICFVCSHFAAGQSQVKERNDDYNEITRRLSFPMGRLLYSHDYVFWCGDFNYRISMPNEEVKDLIKQQSWDSLTAGDQLLDQKNAGLVFRGFIEGKLDFAPTYKYDLFSEDYDTSEKCRTPAWTDRILWKRRKWNFNKTAEEMNVVGAPSTSWENEDDPDNPWSPGTLKYYGRAELKTSDHRPVVAVIDVDILEVDPEARHQVYKDVIALQGPPDGTILVSLCSSGPDDYFDDALIDELLDKFSNFGEVILIRFVEEKMWVTFLEGYSALAALSLSASTVLGKVIDIRLKSPGWIKSLEEEMSVERICGSIPTSASSTLLAEDTDMGDDDYDMEGEVDEEVEEILPQHLQPGAGSGPGSSPLPSPRSSPCPSPTHGEPAAPSRPSRGGQPARPSQGPPVDFQPGAPTSLEPKRPPPPRPQAPPARPAPPQRPPPPSGGMSPLPIRKESGGPKSPALPRPDAAAGRGQVAVGAPGPGGASRPNIPPRAGVISMPPQSRPPPPAHPGAPRPIPEVHPGAPRPIPDTHPGAPRHVPSGQAKPSDLPLGPSPSGPPLAEPPAGRPQVPSPMQPPMQPQQAAPAAQSQLPPPMQPTLPAPLQPQQAPKAGPPPAAAPAGPPQGLASPKPPPRSRSSHALPPDAAKSETAPAAQTNGLNGIQREAQWKPDPFDTLASDFLTSSSSSWQTTQSLTRGSSLRAPPAVPVSKMSNTLPTSLSFQSSALSDLQALDSSSSSSLSTPSPFASSLLPPPPVPSRSRSHETLRASPGPLPNDPLPVRPSSTNPFTGPLAQQHQQRRALTPDFSIQHPAPTPNIQRTMSALTQPLIPTPAPAAAPTATPNSQLQRTTSLFGPSSTLNPTPAPLLPLTPSPAPSLPLAPPSSLPPSLAPRRQPPPPGGKPTQQWVTFDDDLDFKPPTKTPQAPVFPSSSLVPQTQTQPSRSVFDSEPDWLSSTPSVFPTLPPPIPSRTVTSNPKLPEGPSDDCFFPRGSTER; encoded by the exons ATGGCCTTCAGCAAGGGATATCGCATTTACCACAAGCTGGATCCACCCCCCTACAGTGTCATAGTGGAAACCAGGACCAGGGAAGAATGCCTCATGTTTGAATCAGGGGCTGTTGCTGTTCTGT CGGCAGCAGAGAAGGAggccattaaaaacacatatgcCAAGATTGTTGATGCCTATGGCATCCTGGGTGTCCTCCGCCTAAACTTGG GTGATTCCATGCTCCACAGTCTGGTGGTCGTGACAGGATGCAGCTCTGTGGGGAAGGTGCAGGATTCTGAGGTTTTCAGGGTCACACAGACAGACTTTATATCGCTGAAGAATGATCCAGCAGATGAGGACCGCATAGCTGAGGTGCGAAAGGTCCTGAACTCAGGACACTTTTACTTTGCCTGGTCTGCCACTGGAGTCAGCATGGACCTGAGTCTCAATGCACATCGCAGGACCCTGGAAGACACTACAGATAACCGCTTCTTCTG GAACCAATCTCTGCACCTGCACCTGAAACACTACGGAGTTAACTGTGATGACTGGCTGTTGAGGCTGATGTGTGGTGGTGTGGAGATCAGGACCATTTATGCAGGGCACAAACAGGCCAAGGCCTGCATCTTCTCACGCCTCAGCTCAGAGCGAGCAGGCACACGATTCAACGTCAGAGGAACAAATGATGACGGACAGGTGGCCAACTTTGTGGAGACTGAACAG GTTATTTTCCTGGATGACAAGGTCTCATCCTTCATACAGATCCGTGGGTCCATTCCTCTTTTCTGGGAACAGCCAGGAATCCAG GTTGGATCTCATCGTGTCAAACTCTCGAGGGGATTTGAGGCAAATGCGCCAGCATTTGAAAG ACACTTCACTGCACTGCGGAGGTTGTACGGTAAACAGGTGATCATAAATCTGCTTGGGAGCAAGGAAGGGGAACACATGCTCAGCAAAGCGTTCCAG AGTCACTTGAAGGCATCAGAGCATGCGACAGCAGTGAAAATGGTGAACTTTGACTACCATCAAAATGTGAAGGGGGGCAAGGCAGACAAACTCCACAGTGTCCTCAAACCCTACCTCAGCAAGTTTTTAGAGGAGTGTGGGTTCTTCTACTACTCGGGAGAGATGGGCATCGCAAA GACTCAGGGTGGGACCATTAGGACCAACTGCTTGGACTGTCTGGACAGAACCAACAGTGTTCAGGCCTTCTTTGCCCTTGAG ATGTTGCCAAAGCAGCTGGAGGACATGAGTCTGACAGAGAAACCCCAGCTGGTGGCCCGGTTCCAGGAGGTTTTTAGGACCATGTGGTCAGCCAATGGAGACTCCGTCAGTAAGATCTACGCAGGCACTGGTGCCCTGGATGGCAAGGCCAAG CTAAAAGATGGCGCTCGTTCCGTGACAAGGACCATCCAGAACAACTTCTTTGACAGCTCCAAGCAGGAGGCTATAGACATCCTGAGGCTGGGCTCCACACTCAACAGCGATTTGGCGGACAAAGCTCGTGCCTTGCTCACCACGTCCAGTCTATATG TCACTGAGCCCGTCTTACAATCAG CTTCCCCAAGAGTATTGCTGGGAATGTGTCAGAACTACCATAAATACACGAGGCCCAAGCAGATCCGGGTGTGTGTCGGCACCTGGAATGTCAACGGCGGTAAACAGTTTCGCAGCATTGCTTTCCGCAACCAGACGCTCAACGACTGGCTGTTGGATGCTCCAAAGAAGGCAGGGCATCCTGAGTTCCAGG ACAGCAAAGCCAACCCCATAGATATCTTTGCCATTGGCTTTGAAGAAATGGTTGAACTGAATGCTGGCAATATTGTCAGTGCGAG CACTACAAACCAGAAACTATGGGCAGCTGagctacaaaaaaacatatcGCGGGACCACAAGTATGTGCTGCTTGCTTCAGAGCAGCTGGTGggagtgtgtctgtttgttttcatccgcccacagcacgcACCCTTCATCAG GGATGTTGCCGTAGATACTGTAAAAACTGGGATGGGCGGGGCTACAGGCAATAAAGGAGGTGTGGCCATCCGCCTGCTCTTCCACACCACCAGCATCTGCTTTGTCTGCTCCCACTTTGCTGCCGGCCAGTCACAGGTCAAGGAGAGGAACGACGACTACAATGAGATCACACGCAGACTCAGCTTCCCCATG GGTCGTCTGCTGTACTCGCATGACTACGTCTTCTGGTGTGGAGACTTTAATTATCGAATCAGTATGCCCAATGAGGAAGTGAAAGACCTGATCAAACAGCAGAGCTGGGACTCCCTGACGGCTGGGGACCAGTTGTTGGACCAGAAGAATGCTGGTTTG GTGTTCAGAGGTTTTATCGAGGGGAAGTTAGATTTTGCCCCCACCTATAAGTATGACCTCTTCTCAGAAGACTATGACACCAGCGAGAAGTGCCGAACACCAGCCTGGACTGACCGCATCCTctggaagaggaggaagtggaactttAACAAAACGG CTGAGGAGATGAATGTAGTAGGGGCACCTTCCACATCTTGGGAGAATGAGGATGATCCAGACAACCCCTGGAGCCCTGGAACTCTGAAGTACTATGGCAGGGCTGAGCTTAAGACCTCAGACCACAG ACCCGTGGTGGCTGTAATAGACGTGGACATCCTGGAAGTTGACCCAGAGGCGCGTCACCAGGTCTACAAAGACGTCATCGCCCTGCAGGGGCCCCCAGATGGCACCATCCTGGTGTCACTCTGCTCCTCCGGCCCTGATGACTACTTTGACGATGCGCTCATAGACGAGCTGCTGGACAAGTTTTCTAATTTCGGAGAGGTCATCCTCATCAG GTTTGTGGAGGAGAAGATGTGGGTGACATTCCTGGAAGGTTACTCTGCGcttgctgctctgtctctcagCGCTTCCACT GTCCTTGGCAAAGTGATTGACATCCGTTTGAAGAGTCCAGGCTGGATCAAGAGCCTGGAAGAGGAGATGAGTGTGGAGAGGATCTGTGGAAGCATCCCCACCTCGGCCAGCTCCACCCTGCTTGCTGAGGACACAGACATGGGCGATGATGATTACGATATGGAAG GTGAAGTGGATGAGGAGGTCGAGGAGATCCTTCCCCAGCACCTTCAGCCTGGAGCAGGCTCTGGCCCTGGATCctcccctctcccctcccctcgCAGTAGTCCCTGTCCCTCCCCCACCCACGGAGAACCTGCTGCCCCCAGCAGGCCTAGTCGTGGAGGGCAACCTGCCCGACCATCACAAG GGCCTCCTGTTGACTTCCAGCCTGGTGCCCCCACATCTCTAGAGCCCAAACGCCCACCTCCCCCTCGTCCCCAAGCTCCCCCAGCCAGACCAGCACCCCCTCAACGCCCACCACCGCCATCAG GAGGCATGAGCCCTCTGCCTATTAGAAAGGAATCTGGAG GACCAAAAAGCCCCGCTCTTCCTCGGCCAGATGCTGCTGCAG GTCGAGGCCAGGTAGCAGTGGGAGCTCCTGGACCTGGAGGTGCTTCCAGACCG AATATCCCTCCTCGAGCTGGAGTCATCAGTATGCCCCCCCAGTCTCGCCCACCACCTCCCGCTCACCCCGGAGCACCTAGACCCATCCCAGAAGTGCATCCCGGGGCCCCTCGGCCAATCCCAGACACCCACCCTGGAGCTCCACGACATGTGCCCAGCGGCCAGGCAAAACCATCTGACCTGCCTCTGG GTCCCTCTCCCTCAGGTCCTCCTCTTGCAGAGCCCCCTGCAGGGAGACCCCAGGTTCCATCACCCATGCAGCCACCCATGCAGCCCCAACAGGCTGCACCTGCAGCTCAGTCCCAACTCCCACCACCGATGCAGCCCACACTTCCAGCTCCACTCCAACCACAGCAAGCTCCTAAAGCAGGGccccctcctgctgctgcccctgctggGCCTCCACAGGGTCTAGCCTCTCCTAAACCCCCACCACGTTCCCGCTCCTCTCACGCTCTGCCACCTGATGCTGCCAAGTCTGAGACAGCCCCAGCTGCACAG ACTAATGGACTGAACGGAATCCAAAGAGAAGCACAATGGAAGCCCGACCCCTTCGACACACTTGCTTCTGAtttcctcacctcctcctcatcctcctggCAAACCACCCAATCCCTGACCAGAGGCTCCTCTCTGCGTGCTCCCCCTGCAGTTCCTGTGTCGAAGATGTCCAATACTCTCCCGACGTCCCTCTCCTTCCAGTCCTCCGCTCTGTCAGACCTGCAGGCACTTGATTCGTCTTCCTCTTCCTCGCTCTCCACCCCGTCACCATTCGCCTCCTCCCTGCTCCCGCCTCCTCCGGTACCATCTCGTAGCCGCTCCCACGAGACACTGCGTGCCTCCCCTGGCCCCCTCCCGAATGACCCACTTCCTGTGCGACCCAGTAGCACCAATCCCTTCACAGGCCCACTGGcgcagcagcatcagcagcgcCGCGCATTGACCCCGGACTTCAGCATCCAGCACCCCGCCCCAACGCCAAACATTCAAAGGACCATGTCCGCTCTCACTCAGCCACTCATCCCCACCCCTGCTCCAGCAGCAGCCCCTACTGCCACACCCAACTCCCAGCTGCAAAGGACAACGTCCCTGTTTGGACCATCGTCCACTTTAAATCCAACACCTGCCCCTCTGCTCCCCCTCACGCCATCTCCTGCCCCCTCCCTGCCTCTGgcacccccctcctcccttccaCCTTCCCTCGCACCTCGTCGCCAGCCACCTCCCCCAGGAGGGAAACCAACTCAGCAGTGGGTCACGTTTGATGATGATTTGGATTTTAAACCTCCAACCAAAACACCACAAGCCCCCGTCTTCCCTTCCAGTTCTCTAGTGCCCCAAACTCAGACTCAGCCCTCCCGCTCTGTGTTTGACTCAGAGCCCGACTGGTTATCCTCGACCCCTTCAGTATTCCCAACCCTCCCTCCTCCCATCCCATCTAGAACTGTAACCAGTAACCCAAAGCTCCCAGAGGGACCCAGCGACGACTGCTTCTTCCCCAGGGGGTCGACAGAAAGATAG